A stretch of the Marinobacter sp. JH2 genome encodes the following:
- the hemF gene encoding oxygen-dependent coproporphyrinogen oxidase, whose translation MSQQPDSQVVKAYLLGLQDRICQRLDALDGQASFIEDSWERPEGGGGISRVISEGKVFEKGGVNFSHVMGATMPPSATAHRPHLAGAPWQAMGVSLVMHPENPYVPTSHANVRFFIATPEKGEPVYWFGGGYDLTPYYGFDEDCVHWHRTARSACEPFGDDVYSRFKTWCDEYFYLKHRQEPRGVGGLFFDDHNTGDFERDFAFMQSVGDSYIEAYEPIVQRRVGHAWGERERDFQLYRRGRYVEFNLVYDRGTLFGLQSGGRTESILMSLPPMVRWDYSRQPEPGSEEARLTDYFLTDRNWLEGLDEQ comes from the coding sequence ATGTCACAACAGCCGGATTCTCAGGTCGTTAAAGCGTATTTACTGGGCCTTCAGGATCGTATTTGCCAGCGTTTGGACGCGTTGGATGGTCAGGCTTCTTTCATCGAGGACAGCTGGGAGCGCCCCGAAGGCGGTGGCGGTATCAGCCGAGTGATTTCTGAGGGCAAGGTGTTTGAAAAGGGCGGCGTGAATTTCTCCCACGTGATGGGCGCTACCATGCCACCCTCGGCCACAGCGCATCGTCCTCACTTAGCCGGTGCACCTTGGCAGGCGATGGGGGTATCTCTGGTGATGCACCCGGAGAACCCTTATGTTCCGACCTCGCACGCCAACGTTCGTTTTTTCATTGCCACACCTGAAAAAGGCGAACCGGTGTATTGGTTCGGGGGCGGCTACGACCTGACCCCTTACTACGGTTTCGACGAAGACTGCGTGCATTGGCATCGCACCGCGCGCAGTGCTTGTGAACCCTTTGGTGACGACGTCTACTCGCGCTTCAAAACTTGGTGCGACGAGTACTTCTATTTGAAACACCGACAGGAACCTCGCGGTGTCGGCGGCCTGTTCTTTGATGATCACAACACCGGGGACTTCGAGCGGGATTTTGCCTTTATGCAATCCGTGGGCGACAGTTACATTGAAGCCTACGAGCCTATCGTGCAGCGACGGGTGGGTCATGCCTGGGGCGAGCGTGAACGCGATTTCCAGCTATATCGCCGTGGTCGTTACGTGGAATTTAACCTGGTGTATGACCGTGGCACGCTGTTTGGCTTGCAATCGGGTGGCCGGACCGAATCCATTCTGATGTCGTTGCCGCCGATGGTGCGTTGGGATTACAGCCGCCAACCGGAGCCCGGCAGCGAAGAGGCCCGGCTGACGGATTACTTCCTCACGGACCGAAATTGGTTGGAGGGTCTGGATGAACAATGA
- a CDS encoding Sua5/YciO/YrdC/YwlC family protein, which yields MSPTSSLNAWQLHCARRTVLSGGVIAYPTEAVWGLGCDPWNQQAVERILELKQRPMAKGMILVASSIDQVRFLLDPLPRVLQWEAEQHWPGPITCLIPDVLEQIPEWVRGQHSTIAVRVSDHSLVQDLCEAAGMPLVSTSCNPAGRAPARNIWQARRYFGKELDRVIPGALGGNRKPSRIIDILTGKQFR from the coding sequence ATGTCGCCAACGTCGTCCTTGAATGCCTGGCAACTGCACTGTGCCCGCCGCACCGTGTTGTCCGGCGGAGTAATTGCTTACCCCACTGAAGCGGTATGGGGGTTGGGGTGTGACCCTTGGAATCAACAGGCGGTAGAACGCATCTTAGAGCTGAAACAGCGGCCGATGGCAAAGGGCATGATTCTGGTGGCATCGTCCATTGATCAGGTGCGGTTTCTTTTGGACCCTTTGCCTCGAGTGTTGCAATGGGAAGCCGAGCAACACTGGCCCGGGCCCATCACCTGCTTGATTCCGGATGTACTAGAGCAAATTCCCGAATGGGTGCGGGGACAACACAGCACCATCGCCGTTCGGGTGTCTGATCATTCCTTGGTGCAGGACCTGTGTGAAGCGGCCGGAATGCCACTGGTTTCAACCTCATGTAACCCAGCAGGACGCGCTCCAGCGCGCAACATTTGGCAGGCACGGCGTTATTTTGGAAAGGAACTCGACCGAGTGATACCGGGCGCACTCGGGGGCAACCGTAAGCCCAGCCGCATTATTGATATCCTCACCGGAAAACAGTTTCGTTAG
- the dprA gene encoding DNA-processing protein DprA has translation MSEQEFLQSETGRWLVLSLLPRFGVRVRERVQANTPSLIDALDLNTATLKALGMGAEAIELVPAWQARDVHHSKIQHALWIHQACLQYGIEIIGQSHPDFPEALRQIHSAPLVLYLLGDSRLLLQDQIGVVGSRNATRQGLDHARQFAAELSKRGLLITSGLALGIDGAAHAGALDAGHPTIAVVGCGLDRLYPAQHRKLAHRIVDNGLIVSEYPPGTQARAAYFPQRNRIISGLSRGVLVVEASLKSGSLITARTALEQGREVFAIPGSIHSAVAKGCHQLIKQGARLVETADDVLEELGTWWSMQETPAPEVASPVKKLDLDGREIAVFEALGYDPQSTDALSLATGLPADQLMQSLLLLELEGLACSAPGGYLRRG, from the coding sequence ATGTCGGAACAGGAATTTCTGCAGTCTGAAACCGGCCGCTGGCTGGTGCTTTCGCTTCTTCCCCGGTTTGGGGTGCGAGTTCGTGAACGCGTGCAAGCCAATACCCCCAGTCTGATTGATGCCCTCGATCTGAATACCGCGACCCTCAAAGCGTTGGGTATGGGTGCCGAAGCCATTGAGCTGGTGCCTGCCTGGCAAGCGAGGGATGTTCATCATTCCAAAATCCAGCACGCGCTCTGGATTCATCAAGCGTGCTTGCAGTATGGCATTGAGATCATTGGCCAGAGTCATCCCGATTTCCCGGAGGCGCTGCGGCAGATACACAGTGCGCCGCTGGTGCTTTATTTGTTGGGCGATAGCCGGTTGTTGTTGCAAGATCAGATTGGCGTAGTCGGCAGTCGCAATGCCACTCGGCAAGGCTTGGATCACGCCCGGCAATTTGCCGCGGAACTGAGCAAGCGCGGCTTGCTGATCACCAGTGGCTTGGCGCTGGGCATTGACGGAGCAGCCCATGCCGGGGCGCTGGATGCCGGACACCCGACCATTGCTGTGGTGGGTTGTGGTCTGGATCGGCTTTACCCGGCGCAGCATCGTAAACTGGCGCACCGAATCGTGGATAACGGGTTGATTGTGTCGGAGTACCCGCCGGGCACCCAGGCACGGGCCGCCTATTTCCCCCAGCGAAACCGAATTATCAGTGGCTTGAGTCGTGGCGTACTGGTGGTAGAGGCAAGTTTGAAAAGTGGCTCGTTAATTACGGCGAGAACCGCTCTTGAGCAAGGCCGTGAGGTATTCGCGATTCCTGGTTCCATTCACAGCGCGGTTGCAAAAGGCTGTCATCAACTGATCAAGCAAGGAGCGCGACTGGTCGAAACCGCCGATGATGTGCTGGAAGAGTTAGGCACCTGGTGGTCGATGCAGGAAACGCCCGCGCCGGAGGTTGCCAGTCCGGTTAAAAAATTGGATCTGGATGGCCGGGAAATCGCGGTATTCGAGGCTTTGGGGTATGATCCACAGTCTACCGATGCACTGAGCCTTGCCACCGGATTACCGGCCGATCAGTTGATGCAGTCGCTTTTGCTTCTTGAATTGGAAGGTTTGGCGTGTTCCGCCCCGGGCGGGTACTTGCGGCGAGGCTAA
- a CDS encoding LysM peptidoglycan-binding domain-containing protein, translating to MRKLLYALAATALLFTSWAQAQPEFKADYPERYTVVKGDTLWDISGRFLNNPWYWPEIWHVNPQVANPHLIYPGDRLALVYIDGKPRITKVASGDVKLSPQIRSEAIDTPIPAIPLDAIASFLTDTRIVSPEEINGAPYVLEGEDGRIITGAGDKIYARGEKPADRVGVFRRSQEFVDPDTGEFLGLEARSIARGNVAAENGDVLTVNLTRSSEEVRISDRLLVSEDRRLTTNFMPSSPDDEIEGKMISVDGGVNQIGQYNVVAINRGAREGMKAGNVLAVLKAGNRVRDPITGETIELPSERAGLLMVFQVYEKMSYGLVLKATRSLSVGDKVVNP from the coding sequence ATGAGGAAATTGTTGTACGCTCTGGCGGCTACTGCGCTGCTATTTACCTCTTGGGCCCAGGCACAACCCGAGTTCAAGGCTGACTATCCTGAGCGTTACACGGTCGTCAAAGGGGATACCCTTTGGGACATTTCAGGGCGTTTTTTGAACAACCCCTGGTATTGGCCGGAAATCTGGCACGTTAACCCTCAGGTTGCCAACCCTCACCTGATTTATCCGGGCGACCGTTTGGCGCTGGTTTACATTGATGGCAAGCCGCGCATTACCAAGGTGGCGTCCGGCGACGTGAAACTGTCTCCGCAGATTCGTTCTGAAGCTATTGATACGCCTATCCCCGCGATTCCGCTAGATGCCATTGCCAGCTTCCTGACTGACACCCGCATTGTCAGCCCCGAAGAAATTAACGGCGCGCCTTACGTTCTGGAAGGTGAAGACGGCCGCATCATCACGGGTGCCGGCGACAAGATCTATGCTCGTGGTGAAAAACCCGCTGATCGCGTCGGCGTGTTCCGCCGCAGTCAGGAGTTTGTTGATCCGGATACTGGCGAGTTCTTGGGGCTGGAGGCGCGGAGCATCGCCCGGGGTAACGTAGCGGCCGAGAACGGTGACGTACTGACCGTTAACTTGACCCGCTCCAGCGAAGAGGTTCGCATTAGCGACCGCTTGCTGGTGAGTGAAGACCGTCGATTGACCACTAATTTTATGCCTAGCTCACCCGATGATGAGATTGAAGGTAAGATGATTTCGGTCGATGGCGGCGTTAACCAAATTGGCCAGTACAATGTAGTGGCCATTAACCGCGGAGCCCGTGAAGGCATGAAGGCAGGTAATGTGCTGGCGGTGCTGAAAGCCGGCAACCGGGTTCGCGATCCCATTACCGGCGAAACCATTGAACTGCCCTCCGAGCGGGCCGGCCTGCTGATGGTGTTCCAGGTTTACGAGAAGATGAGCTACGGTTTGGTTTTGAAAGCAACCCGTTCGCTGTCGGTGGGTGACAAGGTCGTTAACCCCTGA